The Bacteroidota bacterium genomic interval ATGCTCTGGAATATGCTACGGTCATTGCCAAAAAACTATTTAAGGTAATTCAGTTGATTCATGTAATCAAGCCAAATCTCCCCCAACCTGAAAAAGAAAGAATCAGACAGGAATTAAGTACCATTAC includes:
- a CDS encoding universal stress protein, with protein sequence MGTESNTLLVTWDFSPVSEYALEYATVIAKKLFKVIQLIHVIKPNLPQPEKERIRQELSTIT